A stretch of the Medicago truncatula cultivar Jemalong A17 chromosome 5, MtrunA17r5.0-ANR, whole genome shotgun sequence genome encodes the following:
- the LOC11422170 gene encoding UDP-glycosyltransferase 13, protein MSPTPMIHVALLPSSGMGHLTPFLRLASLLLQHQCHVTLITPQPTVTKAEEDFISKFHSSFPQVNRVQFHLLPFHDNAAATTNTSVDPFYQQFASIRCSSHLLSPLLASLSPPLSSFIYDMTLISPSLPIAETLCVTHYILFTSSATMFSFFSYFPSLAAATTSFSEVDVVEIPGVSSMPRSSIPPLYKLKITEDLSHKSNDYTK, encoded by the coding sequence ATGTCCCCTACTCCTATGATTCATGTGGCACTCTTGCCAAGCTCAGGTATGGGCCATCTCACTCCATTTTTGAGACTAGCTTCATTGCTTCTCCAACATCAATGTCATGTCACTCTCATCACTCCGCAACCAACAGTTACAAAAGCAGAAGAAGATTTCATCTCTAAGTTTCACTCTTCATTCCCTCAGGTGAATAGAGTTcagtttcatcttcttccttttcatGATAATGCTGCTGCCACGACTAACACTTCTGTTGATCCTTTTTACCAACAATTTGCATCGATACGTTGCTCTTCACACCTTCTATCACCTCTTCTTGCTTCACTTTCACCACCTTTATCTTCATTCATCTATGACATGACATTGATTTCACCTAGTCTTCCTATTGCTGAAACCCTTTGTGTTACTCATTATATCTTGTTCACTTCTTCGGCCACCATGTTCTCGTTCTTCTCTTACTTTCCCTCATTGGCTGCTGCTACTACATCGTTTTCTGAAGTCGATGTAGTTGAGATTCCAGGTGTTTCGTCCATGCCAAGATCATCTATCCCTCCATTATACAAACTCAAAATAACTGAAGATTTAAGTCATAAATCAAATGACTATACGAAGTAA